A region from the Triticum urartu cultivar G1812 chromosome 1, Tu2.1, whole genome shotgun sequence genome encodes:
- the LOC125532757 gene encoding disease resistance protein Pik-2-like, with translation MEVVTGAMSTLLPILGDLLKEEYNLQKHTRGEIKFLKSELESMEAALIKVSEAPLDQPPDKQVKLWARDVRDLSYEIEDSVDKFLACLECRQQKRPHSFMGFIHRSMDILTKGKIRHKIGIDIKDIKSRIIHRSGSSL, from the coding sequence ATGGAGGTCGTGACTGGGGCTATGAGCACCCTCCTGCCCATCCTCGGCGACCTGCTCAAGGAGGAGTACAACCTGCAGAAGCACACCAGGGGTGAGATCAAGTTCCTCAAGTCAGAGTTGGAGAGCATGGAGGCTGCCCTCATCAAGGTTTCTGAGGCGCCACTGGACCAGCCGCCTGACAAACAGGTCAAGCTCTGGGCGAGGGATGTCAGGGACCTGTCCTATGAGATTGAGGACAGCGTTGACAAATTCTTGGCATGCCTTGAGTGTCGGCAGCAAAAGAGGCCTCACAGCTTCATGGGTTTCATTCACAGAAGCATGGACATACTGACAAAGGGCAAGATCCGACACAAAATAGGCATTGATATCAAAGACATCAAGAGCCGCATCATTCAtagaagcggaagttcattatga